ACACTGTCaacatatataagttaaatctaTGATCAATGTACAAGAACCCTTTTGGATCTTTTACCCGTTGACTTTATTAGCTTTGACCAAAacccttctttcttcttttgctCATTCAATAATCCACATGATCTTGCAACAAAAGCTATGGATCTACTCTTCTTCAAACCTCCTCCGGCACCGGCGCCAACGAAAGAGAAGGGGCCCACAACGTCGGAATTGATCCGACGATGGCGACGTGGAGAACCACAAGTGGAAGAAGATGTAGATGAAGATAAAGAAGAGTAGGTACATGATGAAGAAGTTgccattattgttgttgttgaattaGTAGAAAGCTTAATGAGTCTTTCTCTAAGACAACAAGAACAAACTCCAGGATTTTGCTTATGATCTTGATGCTTCTTGCATATAACTTGTGGTTCAATAAAAACCATTTTTGATTGGTTTAATTATAAGatatgttgtattgtattggGCTAGCTTGTAATGAAATGACTAATGACCAAATTGCATGTGAGGGGTATATAAAgatatgaaatatatatgtgtGCGTGTGAGTCAGTGGATGTTAGGGGAAAGTACTAGTCAAGTAGAACGTGTGTCAAACAAAGcggattcagaattttaaatttataatttgattcTTTCAGTGGCATAGCCACATGGTGGTCAGTGTCCAATTAGACACCCTTTgtcggaaaaaaaaaactcgtaaataattaaataacatattttggacacccttaacATAACAAGCTGTTATAGCTCAGTGGTTTCACCTCCTTAGAATGAGAAAGTGCTCGTGTCTTTGTGAAATTCCTGACTCCGCTACTAAATTCGTTTATTGAGTTcagaataaattatttatgtcCCGAGccctttaattatttttgaggAAAAGTCATGAAGAAGGTGTGTGTTGTATTGAGCAGTGTGAAAATAGGAATTTGTGAGTTGTTTTTAGGAAGAATAATTAAGAGTATAGGGACAATGTGGGGCACGACGTACCGACTTTTCTACTGATTTTATCATCACTCAAATAGTTACGTCTCTATGAAATATTCTTTTTGTGTTTCATTTTCATGAAACTTCAAAGAAAATCAGTAATTACTATCTTTTGAGCTTGCATTGAGTAAATATCGCTCTTAtataatatctcaaaaattatattagatAAGTTCAATATAACGAACTCGATTGAGAAAATGATTAATTGAGTGATATTTCCTAGCACCCCTTTGAGATAACACACTTGCTACATCGAAGAGAGACTGAGAAGATCGATTTCCCTTATGAGATATATCATTGCTACAACAATTCAATCACCCCCTAAATGAGCGTCTCTGGTAATTCAATGATATATTCAGACTAAAAATATTTACCGCAAATGGAAACATAAAGATAGATAAAAAGGGACTACATGTTACTTtctctgtctctaattacttgtctactttttctgttttagttgtccctaattacttgtttattttggcaaatcaagaaaatacaattttttaaactattatacccttaattaattattctgaaaaaggtaaaacttcttaaaaatcttaaatttttaattcatccacttcataattaatatgggtaaaatataattaatgataaactCGCTATGTCAATaaatgttttcttaataggtgtgtcaattcaaaaattgacaagtaattaaggaggGAGTAGTTTAGTGGATCCGcgttttcaatatttttttcttttatcaaacTTTTGGTCAAATGGAGGTCATTAATGATGTTGGTGGACCTTAATAATATTAGGTTAGAGATTAAGAGTTAAGACAACATTATTATAAACAAAgttcaattatatatttttcctttacttTATGTTGGTGATCGGTTAGACCTTATAGATAGAATTAGTTCTTGAATTCGAATTGATTAATGGTGAACAAATTCTATTTATCTCACCATATCGATATGACCtataaattttaatgttaggAGAAGGTCAAATCAAATTGGTAATTTGGTATTCTCTATTGATTGTTATATTGTAACGGTCATAGATGCctaattattaatttacttcTCATAATCATTCCGCTAGAAATTAGGGGCGGAGTTAGAATATAATTAGAAGTTATctaaatcttttatttatataaaatattttgttaaatatatataaattataatttcaaattatgattcCATATCTCTGCATTCATCCATTTTATTAATATCCATGCGTGTTAGACTAATTGATCTTGCACTCATCAAAGTGATCAAAAGCCATACGTTTAAATACAATGTGTGTCAATTATCAACGCaaacaatttaatttaaattcataatatgATTTCTTTTACTATACATTTACTCATTTTACCATCATTTCTAGCTAGTAAATGTAATTGATGATTAGAACCTACCATGTATGGTACTGTAAATTTAATGTTCTGTTGGAAAAATATTGTCCAAGTCTTATAAAGAGTTTAGAAATCTCGTTCATCACCCCTAACTCCACTCACGCCGCCTTTCGAATCAGAAACGTGCACATTCATGAATTGAAGGTATTTTCACCAATCTTCAATCAATCTGAGATCCACGTATTTTCACTCCTTCAATCGATCCCTTGAAGGTCCACATTGAATGAGTTTGattctatattaaaatattGGACTTAACTCATGTACATCCTAAAAAC
The DNA window shown above is from Solanum stenotomum isolate F172 chromosome 6, ASM1918654v1, whole genome shotgun sequence and carries:
- the LOC125867478 gene encoding uncharacterized protein LOC125867478, producing MVFIEPQVICKKHQDHKQNPGVCSCCLRERLIKLSTNSTTTIMATSSSCTYSSLSSSTSSSTCGSPRRHRRINSDVVGPFSFVGAGAGGGLKKSRSIAFVARSCGLLNEQKKKEGFWSKLIKSTGKRSKRVLVH